The genome window CCGGTCAGCATTACATACGCGCCGCCAAAGCCCGCTCCCAAACCAGCCGTAAAGAAAGGCTTAAACATCGGTAAGGTAACGCCGTAAATCAGCGGTTCGCCCACACCCAAAAAGCCGGCCGGCAAAGCACCGGTAACAACCTTTTGCAGTCTGGCATTGCCTGTCTTTTTCGCTTTCAGATAAATCGAGATAGCTGCGCCAACCTGACCGGCTCCGGCCATGGCCAGTACCGGGAACAGAGATACGCCGCCCAGCTGCTCAAGCTGAACCGCATAAATCGGAATCAAACCGTGATGTAAGCCCAACAGTACCATCGGTAAAAAGACAGCCGATAAAACATAGCCGCTGATAACGCTGACTACTGGATTGGAAGAATTAATGATAAAACTGAGGACATAAATCAAACCGTCGGAAAAATATCCGGCCACCGGCATAACGATAAACACATAAATCAGACCGGTAATCAGTAAAGTCAAAAACGGCGTTACAATCAAATCCAGCACATCCGGAATCCGCTTGCGCAAAGCTTTTTCAATTTTTGACAACAGCCATACACCGATAATCACGCCAATGATACCGCCCTTACCGGTGGTCAAAGTCGATTTTAACGGCACATCCTCATTGAAAAGCCCCAGCATTTTGGATAATCCCTGAATATTGGCACCGATAGTAATCGCACCAATCATACCGCCTAAGCCCTCGGTCGCGCCAAATTGTTTGGCTGCGTTAATACCGGTATAAATGACCAGATAGCCCAAAAACGCACCGCTGATCAAAGTAAAGAACAGCCGGACGCCTTCCCACATTTGATTTTTTTCGGTATTGAGCGTTCCGATCAATGAACCCAGACCATAGAACAGTCCGGCTGCAATAATTGCCGGAATCAGCGGAATAAAAATATTGGCAATGGTATTGATTGCTTTCTTAAAACCGCTGGCTTTTTGACCGGCCTTGATTGCCTGCTTATTGGCCTGCCAATCCTCGGTTACTTCTGTTACCTCCGCATCTCTTTTTAAGTGAAAAGCCTCCGCCGCTTCGTCCGTTACCTTTTTCGCTTTGCCGGGGCCTAAAACGATCTGGTAATAATTGCCCTCGCTGACCAATCCCAAAACACCGTCCAAACCTTTGATCTGATCGACCGAAACCTTCGCGCTGTCTTTGACCGTGACTCTCATTCTGGTCATGCAGTTGGTTAAAGAACCTATGTTTTCCGCACCGCCGGTAAGTTCAACAATTTTTACCGCTAATTCTTTGTTGCTCATGCTTACTCCTCCTTTTAGATAACTTTATTTACAATCCGGCTTCCTATTCCGGCCGGCATCGTTTTTCTTATTCGGTCTTTCGCTAAAGTTTCAGCAGTCCGCAAAATGCGTCTTCTGGCGGTGAGCAAACAGCGAAACCAACTGCACCGCATTGCCGATAATCAAACTGAGCCGCCGGATAAACCGGGAATAACCGGATTATTTGTTCTTTTGTTCCTCCGCTGCCAGTTCCAATGCCCGCCGCACATAGCCGCCCGCCTGTTCCAAATAAGCAGCTGCCTGGCGGGTATCGGACCTGGATAAAACCGCGGTAATCGCCAGTTTAACACTGCCCTCCGCCTCATCCAGCGCCGCTTTTGCCTCTTCCCGGCCGCAGCCCGTGGTAGCCATGACAATGTTCTCGGAACGGGTCACTAATTTTTCATTGGTTCTTTTTAAATCCACCATATAATTTTGGTAAACCTTGCCGATACCAACCATAGAACCGGTGGAAATCATATTTAAAATCATTTTCTGGGCGCTGCCGGCCTTGAGCCGGGTCGAGCCGGTCAAAACCTCGGGCCCTACCACTGCCTCCATCACAATATCCGCCGCTCCGGCCATACTTGAACCGCTGTTACAGACAATGGCCGCCGTGGGGCAGCCGATCTTTCTGGCATACTCCAGGCCATAAATCACATACGGCGTCCGACCGCTGGCCGCCAGACCGATTACCATATCCTTGGCGCTTAAGTGCAGGGCCTTTAAGTCCTCAGCCGCCAGAGTCTGGCTGTCCTCCGCGCCCTCAACCGCTTTGACAAAGGCCTTTTCTCCGCCGGCAATCAAACCGATGACCAGCCCCGGATCGGTTCCAAACGTCGGTGGGCATTCCACCGCATCCAATACGCCCAGCCGGCCGCTGGTACCTGCGCCCAAATAAATCAGCCGACCGCCGTTTTTCAGGCAGGCCGTTGTTATTTCCACTGTTTTGGCAATCTCCGGTAAAATCCGGCGAATTGCTGTGGTTACTTGTTCATCCTCCCGATTGATCACGGTGACCAGCTCTAACGGCGTCATCTGATCCAAGTTTTTGGTATCCGGATTTTGCCGCTCGGTCGTCATTTGTGATAAATCAATCATTTTTCCGCTCCTTTCCGAATATCTTATTTTTTCCTTTTATAAGTTTTCCCCCGATGATATCGGATTACTTCGACTTTTTACCTCTTGCAGTCTGCCCGCAGCCGTCAAAAAGTCTTACACCTCTTTGCAGGCAGCTTTATCCTGAATTTTCACCTTCTGCCCCTTATACCCTTTCATCTTCTTTTAAAATATGAGTCTTGCTGACTTGCTGCAGGGAGGCCTCAAAATTGCGGTTAATAAAAGCCGTAAATAAAATATCAACCACATTCAGCTGGGCAATCCGCGAGCTCATTGCTCCGCTCCGAAAAATATGCTCATTGGTAACAACCGGCAAATTATAATCCGCCATCTTGGCAATGGTTGATTTTTCAAAACCACAGACGCTGATCAGCTTTGCCCCCGATTCCTTAATCAGCCGGGCGCATTGAATCATTTCATTGGTCATGCCGGAATAGCTGAACAAAATCGCCACATCCTGGGCCGTAATATTTTTCGCCATCAGAAGCTGGACATGCCATTCATCCTGAATCATGCACAGCCGGTTAATCCGAACCAGCTTTAAACTCAAATCTCTGGCCGCTAACAGCGAAGTGCCCAGTCCAAACAAATGAACCACTCTGGCTTTTTCCAGCAAATCCACACAATCGCTTAAATCCTTAGGATTCAGATTTTGAGCCGTACTCTTTAACGACGTAATATTACGCAAACTGATTTTTTCAATAATCGCTTCCAGGCTGTCCTCTTTGGTTAAGTCTTCCACTTCCCGCTGCTCTTCCTTTTTTCTGAGCGCCGTTTCATAAATCAGTTCTGCTCTCAACTCTTTATAGCCTTTAAAGTCCAGTTTTTGACACAGCCGGATAATAGAGGACGGTGAGGTATAAGTTTCCGCCGCCAACTCCCGGACATTGAAACGACTGCTTTGCTCAGGATGCTCCAGCCAATATTGCAGGATTTCCTTTTCCGCTTCCGTGGCCTGCCGTAAATAATTTTGTAAAAGTAGAAATAAACTTTTCATAAACTTTCCCTTTCATTTTCATTATAGTGCATAAAACTTTAATGTCAATCCTATTGCTTGTATCTGGATTTTTGTTTCATTCTTTGGTATAAAAATTGTGGTATCTCCACAAAAACAAGAGATACCACTTCTCTATTTTAGCAATATTATACAAATTTATAACCGTTCCGTACCGCCTCCTTGGATACAGGTTTGAGCACGCTCTCCCCGGCAATCAACAACAACATCTGCTGTAATCACAGTTCAGGCAAGCTGCACCGATAATTCGCTTGCGCGAATTATCGGTGTCTGCGTTCCGCAAATAGATATTTATCCATGCCACGACAAGGGAGAGCAAGCTCTCCCCGGCATAGCAGCCACAACATCTGCTGCAACTACAGTTCAGGCAAGCCATTCGCAATTCGTTGAAATGAATTGCAATTCCACTTTATCGACGAATTGCTCATGTTTGCGTTCCGCAAATAGGTGCTTATGGTTGATATGCCTCCGGAGAGCTTGCTCTCCCCGGCAATCAACCATAAGCACCTGCTTGCCTGAACTGTGATCACCTCATTTCTATTTCAAAGTCAATGTTGCGGCGGAGGTCGGCTACTGCATTTTTCAGTTCCTGCGCCCCTCGTTTATGCCGGTTTTCATATTCCTGAACGGAAATAATCTGCAAATTAAAGTTTTTTTGAAACTTTTCCGCCAAAAACTCCGCTATCCGCTCCTTATACTCGCTTTTTTCAATATAATCCGCGCCGGCGCTGCTGTCAATTACAATCAGCAGCGTGCCGCCGCCTGCTTCGGCATAAAAAGGCATAGCTTTTTCCAGAGCAATATCAACAAACGGATTCAGGGCAAAATGCAGCCCCGGCCAGGCCGCGATGACCGCTTTGATATCCTCCGGAAAGGCAGCTGTTTCAATCGGCGGCAGCGTCGGCTGGGCTTTCACCGGTTCGCCGCCTTTTTCCGCCGGCCGCCGTGCCGGCTCGGCCGAATGCACCGGCCCCTCAGCCAGACGGTTTTCAACCTCCGTCAACCGCCGCAGGATATTGGCCTCGCTTTGATCCACTTCCGGCCGGCACAGCTTAATCCATTCCAGTTCCAGCAATATCCGCTTATTGCTTTCATAGCGCATATCGGCTTCCAACTGCGATAATGACTTGATGATATACATCAAAAAGTCTTCCGTACACAGTTCCGCCGCCGCCCGCAAAGCCAGCAGATTTTCCTCCGCCAAATCCAGCAGTTTTCCCGGCTGAGGCATGGTCTTGACAATCAAAAGATCGCGTAAATAGCTGATTTCCCCCAGTACCAGCTGCTGCAAATCCCGGCCCTGCATCAGCATCTCATCGGTTTCCGTCAGCAGCGCCGTAATTTCCTTTTTCAGCAAATGCGCCGTGATTTTTTCATAAACGCCGCTGTCAACCGCTCCGAGCAAGCGCAGCACTTTCTCCAAAGTCAATTCTTCGCCCAGATAAAAAGCCAGACAGCGATCCAAAATCGAATGCGCATCGCGCAGTGCTCCATCCGCGGTTTTAGCAATAAAACGGAGCGCTTTTTCTTCAAACGCAATTCCTTCCTTATTTAAATAGGTCTGCAATACCATTTGAATATCACCGCCAGCAATCCTTCGAAAATCATAGCGCTGACAGCGGGATAAAATCGTATCCGGTACCTTGTGCGGATCGGTCGTCGCCAAAATAAACATGGCATGCGCCGGCGGCTCTTCCAAAGTCTTTAGCAGAGCATTGAACGCTCCCGTAGACAGCATATGCACCTCGTCAATGATATAAATTTTATAGCGGGCGCCGGCCGGCTGGTAGCGAACGTCCTCGCGCAGTTCGCGGATATTATCAACGCCGTTGTTGCTGGCAGCATCAATCTCCATGATGTTCAAGTCCCGGCCTTCCAAATCCCGGCGGCAGTTTTCGCATTGATTGCAGGGTTCGCCGTCCTGCGGATTCAGGCAATTCACCGCCCGAGCAAATATTTTGGCGGTCGAAGTCTTACCGGTACCCCTGGTGCCGGTAAATAAATAAGCATGGCTTAACCGGCCGGAACGCACCTGATTTTTTAAAGTCTGAACAATTGCTTCCTGACCGATTACTTCGGCAAAGGTCTGCGGTCTGAGTTTTCGGTAAAGCGCGGTGTATGCCATGATTTCCTCCTCAAAATGAAAAATCCACACATATCCCGTCGACAATGCCTTTCCGAACGCTTCTTGGATTAACGGCTCAAATCCGGCTACCCCACGGCACATGAAAGTTTCTGCTTAGTGCTGCTTCCGTCAAGATCTGACACGATTCACAGATTTCCATTGCGTAGGACCAAACTCTCAACACCATTGCCCCAAGGCTGCTTCACAAAGCCAAGCCTCTGTTCAATATCACCCCTGCTATAGCGGATTGCAGGTTCAGGGCGCCGCTACCTCCCCGGCTGTGTGGAAACTTTTTATCAAAGGGCAAGCCCTCCAATTCCTTATTTATGTTCTCAAGCTATTTCCTTCAGAACAGTATTAGTAGTATATCCTGTTTTTCCGAAAAAGTCAATTATTTTTCGGAAAATCCTGTTTTTCCCGGCTTGCACCCAGACAAGCCGGGGAATACGCTAAAAGATCAGCAAATTACAAGTACAAACGGCCAGCCAATAAATATTTATCCCTGCCTAAGCCGCTATGCTTTGGTAATCCGGCGATAGACAAAGGTCATGGCAAAGCCTAACAGGCCGAGCACGCCGGCCGCCACAAAGGCCATCTGATAGCTGCCGGTGGCCAGTACAATCCGGCCGGCGGCCAAAGGCCCAAGCGTTCCGGCCAAAGCAAAACCGACAAACATAATGCCGTAATTGACACTGTTATATCTGGCCCCGAAACGGTCAGCCGTAAAACCGGGAAACACACCCATAAAAGCCCCGAAACAGATACCGGCAATCGATACCCCGGCCATAAACAGCAGCGTTTGCCCCAGTCCACTGACCGTTAGTAAAAACAGGCCGACAATCGAAATCAAAAAGACAATCCGAATCACCTGAATCCGGCCGAGTTTATCCGACAAATAGCCGGCCAGCACCCGACCCATGGCGTTAAAAAGCGCCAGCAAACTGACGGCAACGGCCGCATGTTCCGGTTCCATGCCAATCATTTTCTGTGCCATCGGTGATGCCTGCGAAATAATCATCAGCCCGGAAAAGGCTCCGCACATCAGCATTAAAAACATCACATAAAAAGAGCTTTGACTTAGCATCTGCCGCCAGTTTTTATCCTGACCGCCGGCCGCCGCCTGCGTTTTTGGCCCGACCATACCGGCCGTCACAAAGTCCCGCGGTGCTTTTTCAATCAAAAAAGAGCACAGGATAATAATCACCGTAAACACCGCACCCAAAATCCGAAACGCCGACAGAACACCGCCGCCGACAATCAGTTTCTGAGCAACCGGCGGAATAATGACCGAACTCAATCCATAGGTGGCTGTTGCAATCCCGCCGATAAGACCGCGTTTATCGGGAAACAGCTTAACCGAATTGTTAATCGTACAAGTATAAACGCAGCCCATGCCCAAGCCGCAGCCTAAGCCGTAAGCCACCGTCAGCATTCCTAAGCTGCCGACAAAGCCGCTGAAAAACATGCCGCCGCCAAACAGCAGGCCGCCCAGCAGAATCCCCCAGCGCGGGCCCAAAGAATCATTGATAAAACCGCCGCCAATCATCGTCACCGGCCCGACTGCGTTGGCTACGGTAAACACCACCGCCAGCGCCGCCGCCGTCAGCTGCTGATCGCCGGCCAGCCCCTGCGCCTGACTGATATGCGCGGCCATCGGCCCGGCAAATACGCTCCAGGCGTACAAAGAACCAATACATAAATTAATCAGGCAGGAAGCCGCCAATATGAACCATCTCTTTTTTTCCAATTTCATTTTTCGCATATTACCCCTGTTTTGTCAGTTTGATCATCTTTAACCGGCTGAACTCTTCCCTTTCTTTTTCCTCTAAAGCAGTGGCAATATCCTTGGTCAGCTTCTCATACTTGGGAATCATGATATTTTTTAAAGCGTTTGCCCGTTTCTGCGTCTGCTTAATCGAAAACGCCAGCCGATAGATAGCATTTTCAATCTCGGCCAATTTCAGCGTCAGCCGCTTGACCTTGGAAAACTGCAAATACGCCTCATCGAGCGAACATTCCGTCTTACCGATTCCATACTGCGGAATCAAATCGGAATCTAATTGGTTTAAAATCGGGATTTCCACTCCCATAATGGATTTGCTCTCAATCTGAACATTTTCCTCGGGCGCAATCGCCTGACTGATTTGGCTGACGGTATTGATGCCCAGCCGGATATTCGCCTCCTGCAAAGCTAAATAAGCCTCGCCGAAAATATCGTCCATATCCTTTTGAATCGCCTCAACCTGGTCAAGCATGGACATCACTTCCCGCACCAAGATATTCCGTTTTTTATCCAGCAGTTCATAGCCCTGCCGGGACAACGCCAATCTTGATTTGGCCAATATATAATTTCCTTTGGTCGGAAATAAAGAACTATCCATCTTTTACCTGCCTAACGAGCTGCCGATTCGTATTTTTCCCGAATCCGCTCCTGATAATAGCTGTTAACGAGTTCCTCATCCACTCTGGTCAATTCCTCTCTGGGCAAAATACTGAGCAGCTCCCAGCCCAAATCCAAAGTCGTATCGATCATCCGGTCCTCATCAAACTTCTGGGCAACAAAACGCTCCTCAAACTGCTGGCCGAAAATCATATAGAGCTTATCCAGCGGCGACAGTTCTTCTTCCCCGATAACCGAGGCCAGCGCCTTGACCTCCTGCACATGGGCGTAGGCAGCAAACAACTGATTGGCTACACCGCTGTGGTCTTTTCGGGTATAGCCTTCGCCAATGCCGTCTTTCATCAGCCGTGACAGCGAGGGCAGCACTAAAATCGGCGGATAAATACCCTTTTGGTGCAGAGAACGATCCAATACGATTTGCCCCTCGGTAATATAACCGGTCAAATCGGGAATCGGGTGCGTAATGTCGTCATTGGGCATGGTTAAAATCGGAATCTGGGTAATCGAGCCCTTTTTGCCCTGAATCATACCAGCTCTTTCATAAAGCATCGCCAAATCCGAATACAGATAACCGGGAAAACCTTTCCGGGAAGGGATTTCGCCTTTCGACGAGGAAATTTCCCGAATTGCTTCGCAGTAAGATGTCATATCGGTTAAAATGACCAGCACATGCATATCGCATTCAAACGCCAAGTATTCCGCTGCCGTTAACGCACAGCGCGGCGTCACCACCCGCTCAATCACCGGGTCGTTGGCCAGGTTCAAAAACATTACCACCTTTTGCAAAACGCCGCTTTCCTGAAAGCTGCGCTTAAAGAAATCCGCTACATCATTTTTGACACCCATCGCGGCAAAAACAATGGCAAAATCGTCCTGCCCATTGACCATATTCGGCAAATCATCTTCTTTACTGAAAATAATCCGCCCCTTGCTGCCGATTTGCGCTTGATTGGCAATCTGCACGGCCAGCCGGTCATGCGGCAGACCATTGCCGGAAAAAACCGGCAGCTTTTGACCGCGAATCAGCGTGGTCAAGCCGTCAATCGTTGAAATTCCGGTCTGGACAAAGTTACGCGGATACTGACGGGCAATCGGATTAATCGGTGCGCCGTTAACGTCCCACGCCTCAGTTGCCCGGATCTCGCCCAATCCGTCAATCGGCCGGCCGATGCCGTCCAGCGTCCGGCCCAAAAGCTCTTTTGATACGGGCAGCTTTAACACGCCGCCGGTCAGTCTGGTGCGAACGTTAACACCGGAAATCCCCTGTGTACTTTCAAAAACCTGAATCACCGCCCGGTCCTCATCCATTTGAATGATTTTTCCGGTTCGGGTTTCTCCGCTTTCCAGCGTAATCCTGACGATTTCCTCAAAAGAAGCACCTTTCATTCCCTCGACTACCATCAGGGAACCGTTGACTTCTTTCACGCCTAAATATTCAACGCTCATTTTATTTCCATCCTTTCAAAACCCTTATAGCTGTCGGCGACTTCCTGATAAAAGCTGTCGATTTGCTCCTTCAGCCGGTCAAAAGGTTCGGTTGAGTTGTTGTCAATATTGTATCTCATTTTAACAACCTGATCAAATATCCCCGTCTGCCGCAGGCGGGAAACCGGAACATTAAAAGCAACCAGCTGCCGGGCTTTCCGGTACAGATATAAAATCGTCTGCAGCATTTTAAACTGCTTGATCAGCGGCACGAAAGTATCAACATCATGAAACGCATTTTGCTGCAAAAAGCCAAGACGAATGAGCTTGGTAATCTCCAGCACTAATTTTTGGTTTTCCGGCAAAACATCAGCACCAATCAGCTTGACGATTTCCATTAAATTGTTTTCTTCCTGCAGCAGCGCCATCGCTTCCCGCCGATCGGCATAAAAATCCGGATCCACATTCCGGTCAAACCATTCTTCCAAGTCCGGTGCATATTCGCTGTAACTCTCCAGCCATTGAATGGCCGGATAGTGGCGGGCATAAGCTAAGGCCCGGTCAAGTGCCCAAAAGCAGCGGATAAAACGCTTGGTGTTTTGCGTGACCGGTTCACTGAAGTCACCGCCCTGCGGACTGACTGCCCCGATAATACTAACGGAGCCTTCTTCACCGTTTAAACTGACAACATAGCCGGCTCTTTCATAAAACTGTGATAAACGCGACGGCAGATATGGAGGGAAACCTTCTTCGGCCGGCATTTCCTCCAGCCGTCCGGAAATTTCCCGAAGCGCCTCGGCCCAGCGCGAGGTCGAATCCGCCATAATTGCTACATGATAACCCATATCCCGATAATACTCGGCAATCGTAATCCCGGTATAAATCGATGCTTCTCTGGCCGCCACCGGCATATTGGAAGTATTGGCAATAAGGACTGTCCTCTCCATCAGCGATTTACCGGATTTGGGGTCAATCAGCTTGGGAAAGTCCTCCAGCACCTCGGTAATTTCATTGCCCCGCTCGCCGCAGCCGATATAAACAATGATATCGGCATCCGACCACTTAGCCAGCTGATGCTGGGTCATCGTCTTACCGGTTCCGAATCCGCCGGGAATCGAAGCCGTTCCGCCCTTGGCAATCGGAAAGAAGGTATCAATAATTCTCTGCCCGGTAATTAACGGCTTTTCCAAAGATTTTCTGAGCTGAAAAGGCCTGGGCTTACGAACCGGCCAATACTGCACCAAATTAAGCTCTTCAATTTGGCCGAAAGCATTTTGCAGGCGAATCACCGGATCTAAAACCTTATAGGTCGGCTGCTCAATAATTTCCACTACCCGGCCGCTCTTATCCGGATGCAGCATGATTTTATGACTGACCAGCTCTGTTTCCTGCACAATGGCGTAAACCTCGCCGCCGTTTAGTTCCTGACCAGCCTGCACCGTGATTTGCACCGGCCATTCCTTATTTTTATCCAGATTAAAAATTTCACTGCCCCGGCCGATAAAATTGCCGAACTCTGCTCTCAGCATTTCCAGCGGCCGCTCAATCCCGTCAAATACCTGTCCGACAATCCCCGGCCCCAGCGTCAGACTGAGCGGTTCTCCGGTCGGGTAGACCGGCTCGCCGATCGTTAAGCCGGAGGTTTCTTCATAAACCTGAATGGTACAATAATCCCGGCTGATGCCGATGACTTCCCCGATTAACCGGCTGTTTCCGACATGCACCATTTCCAGCATCTGAAATGCCGCCGCCCCGGCCGCCTTGACCACCGGCCCATTGATGCCGGAAATTACCGCTTTTTGCTCCATATTGCCACCACCTTACTCTATTATTTTCAATTCCGCTGCCATCCCCTGCAGAAAGTGCTCACGCTGCTCCTGTATCTGGCCGGCAAACGAATCATCGTAAAAAACATTTCCATCTTCCTGATACCCTTGACAGCCGCCGATCATACCGCTTTTGGTCTGCCGTTTTTCCGTTTCCAAAACCACTTCGGCAAACTCATCCGCCAGCTGCGGCCACCGCTCCCTGTCGGCTTCGGTCAGGATAATCTTTTTCTTCCCTGCACCCAGATATTCGATTGTCCGCCGGATTCTGCCTCTGAGGAGCTCTAAATATTCTTCGGTTTGAGTAAAATCGGCCAGCTGCTGCTCTAATTTCGCAAATATCTGATCAACAATTTCCATTCTTCTTTGCAGAACCCGCTGATGATTTTCCATCAATGCTTTTGATAAACGACTGTTTTTGTCTTTTTCCAGTTTTTTTAGTCCCGCCTGAATCGCCGTATAGCCATCTTCCAAATACTCGGTTTCTTTTCGGTCATAATCCTTTTTCTGCTCTTCCAAAAACATTTCCCATTGCTTCTGGGTGGATTCTGCCGCTTCCCCTAGTACTTCCGCCGAAAACTTTTTTAATTTTTCCGATAATTCTAACATTTATTTTCCCTCAAATTTTCAAACCAATTGCTTCTCTGATATATTGTGTGATCGAATCCTTGGCCCGGCTGCTGCCGTGCCGATCCG of Lachnospiraceae bacterium oral taxon 500 contains these proteins:
- a CDS encoding PTS glucose transporter subunit IIB; this translates as MSNKELAVKIVELTGGAENIGSLTNCMTRMRVTVKDSAKVSVDQIKGLDGVLGLVSEGNYYQIVLGPGKAKKVTDEAAEAFHLKRDAEVTEVTEDWQANKQAIKAGQKASGFKKAINTIANIFIPLIPAIIAAGLFYGLGSLIGTLNTEKNQMWEGVRLFFTLISGAFLGYLVIYTGINAAKQFGATEGLGGMIGAITIGANIQGLSKMLGLFNEDVPLKSTLTTGKGGIIGVIIGVWLLSKIEKALRKRIPDVLDLIVTPFLTLLITGLIYVFIVMPVAGYFSDGLIYVLSFIINSSNPVVSVISGYVLSAVFLPMVLLGLHHGLIPIYAVQLEQLGGVSLFPVLAMAGAGQVGAAISIYLKAKKTGNARLQKVVTGALPAGFLGVGEPLIYGVTLPMFKPFFTAGLGAGFGGAYVMLTGVMANAWGPSGLVATAVMKPECMINYVIGLVIAYIGGFVITHLVIKDEEVKNV
- the murQ gene encoding N-acetylmuramic acid 6-phosphate etherase, translating into MIDLSQMTTERQNPDTKNLDQMTPLELVTVINREDEQVTTAIRRILPEIAKTVEITTACLKNGGRLIYLGAGTSGRLGVLDAVECPPTFGTDPGLVIGLIAGGEKAFVKAVEGAEDSQTLAAEDLKALHLSAKDMVIGLAASGRTPYVIYGLEYARKIGCPTAAIVCNSGSSMAGAADIVMEAVVGPEVLTGSTRLKAGSAQKMILNMISTGSMVGIGKVYQNYMVDLKRTNEKLVTRSENIVMATTGCGREEAKAALDEAEGSVKLAITAVLSRSDTRQAAAYLEQAGGYVRRALELAAEEQKNK
- a CDS encoding MurR/RpiR family transcriptional regulator, translating into MKSLFLLLQNYLRQATEAEKEILQYWLEHPEQSSRFNVRELAAETYTSPSSIIRLCQKLDFKGYKELRAELIYETALRKKEEQREVEDLTKEDSLEAIIEKISLRNITSLKSTAQNLNPKDLSDCVDLLEKARVVHLFGLGTSLLAARDLSLKLVRINRLCMIQDEWHVQLLMAKNITAQDVAILFSYSGMTNEMIQCARLIKESGAKLISVCGFEKSTIAKMADYNLPVVTNEHIFRSGAMSSRIAQLNVVDILFTAFINRNFEASLQQVSKTHILKEDERV
- a CDS encoding DNA polymerase III subunit gamma/tau, which codes for MAYTALYRKLRPQTFAEVIGQEAIVQTLKNQVRSGRLSHAYLFTGTRGTGKTSTAKIFARAVNCLNPQDGEPCNQCENCRRDLEGRDLNIMEIDAASNNGVDNIRELREDVRYQPAGARYKIYIIDEVHMLSTGAFNALLKTLEEPPAHAMFILATTDPHKVPDTILSRCQRYDFRRIAGGDIQMVLQTYLNKEGIAFEEKALRFIAKTADGALRDAHSILDRCLAFYLGEELTLEKVLRLLGAVDSGVYEKITAHLLKKEITALLTETDEMLMQGRDLQQLVLGEISYLRDLLIVKTMPQPGKLLDLAEENLLALRAAAELCTEDFLMYIIKSLSQLEADMRYESNKRILLELEWIKLCRPEVDQSEANILRRLTEVENRLAEGPVHSAEPARRPAEKGGEPVKAQPTLPPIETAAFPEDIKAVIAAWPGLHFALNPFVDIALEKAMPFYAEAGGGTLLIVIDSSAGADYIEKSEYKERIAEFLAEKFQKNFNLQIISVQEYENRHKRGAQELKNAVADLRRNIDFEIEMR
- a CDS encoding MFS transporter gives rise to the protein MKLEKKRWFILAASCLINLCIGSLYAWSVFAGPMAAHISQAQGLAGDQQLTAAALAVVFTVANAVGPVTMIGGGFINDSLGPRWGILLGGLLFGGGMFFSGFVGSLGMLTVAYGLGCGLGMGCVYTCTINNSVKLFPDKRGLIGGIATATYGLSSVIIPPVAQKLIVGGGVLSAFRILGAVFTVIIILCSFLIEKAPRDFVTAGMVGPKTQAAAGGQDKNWRQMLSQSSFYVMFLMLMCGAFSGLMIISQASPMAQKMIGMEPEHAAVAVSLLALFNAMGRVLAGYLSDKLGRIQVIRIVFLISIVGLFLLTVSGLGQTLLFMAGVSIAGICFGAFMGVFPGFTADRFGARYNSVNYGIMFVGFALAGTLGPLAAGRIVLATGSYQMAFVAAGVLGLLGFAMTFVYRRITKA
- a CDS encoding V-type ATP synthase subunit D, with the translated sequence MDSSLFPTKGNYILAKSRLALSRQGYELLDKKRNILVREVMSMLDQVEAIQKDMDDIFGEAYLALQEANIRLGINTVSQISQAIAPEENVQIESKSIMGVEIPILNQLDSDLIPQYGIGKTECSLDEAYLQFSKVKRLTLKLAEIENAIYRLAFSIKQTQKRANALKNIMIPKYEKLTKDIATALEEKEREEFSRLKMIKLTKQG
- a CDS encoding V-type ATP synthase subunit B (produces ATP from ADP in the presence of a proton gradient across the membrane; the B subunit is part of the catalytic core of the ATP synthase complex) → MSVEYLGVKEVNGSLMVVEGMKGASFEEIVRITLESGETRTGKIIQMDEDRAVIQVFESTQGISGVNVRTRLTGGVLKLPVSKELLGRTLDGIGRPIDGLGEIRATEAWDVNGAPINPIARQYPRNFVQTGISTIDGLTTLIRGQKLPVFSGNGLPHDRLAVQIANQAQIGSKGRIIFSKEDDLPNMVNGQDDFAIVFAAMGVKNDVADFFKRSFQESGVLQKVVMFLNLANDPVIERVVTPRCALTAAEYLAFECDMHVLVILTDMTSYCEAIREISSSKGEIPSRKGFPGYLYSDLAMLYERAGMIQGKKGSITQIPILTMPNDDITHPIPDLTGYITEGQIVLDRSLHQKGIYPPILVLPSLSRLMKDGIGEGYTRKDHSGVANQLFAAYAHVQEVKALASVIGEEELSPLDKLYMIFGQQFEERFVAQKFDEDRMIDTTLDLGWELLSILPREELTRVDEELVNSYYQERIREKYESAAR
- a CDS encoding V-type ATP synthase subunit A, coding for MEQKAVISGINGPVVKAAGAAAFQMLEMVHVGNSRLIGEVIGISRDYCTIQVYEETSGLTIGEPVYPTGEPLSLTLGPGIVGQVFDGIERPLEMLRAEFGNFIGRGSEIFNLDKNKEWPVQITVQAGQELNGGEVYAIVQETELVSHKIMLHPDKSGRVVEIIEQPTYKVLDPVIRLQNAFGQIEELNLVQYWPVRKPRPFQLRKSLEKPLITGQRIIDTFFPIAKGGTASIPGGFGTGKTMTQHQLAKWSDADIIVYIGCGERGNEITEVLEDFPKLIDPKSGKSLMERTVLIANTSNMPVAAREASIYTGITIAEYYRDMGYHVAIMADSTSRWAEALREISGRLEEMPAEEGFPPYLPSRLSQFYERAGYVVSLNGEEGSVSIIGAVSPQGGDFSEPVTQNTKRFIRCFWALDRALAYARHYPAIQWLESYSEYAPDLEEWFDRNVDPDFYADRREAMALLQEENNLMEIVKLIGADVLPENQKLVLEITKLIRLGFLQQNAFHDVDTFVPLIKQFKMLQTILYLYRKARQLVAFNVPVSRLRQTGIFDQVVKMRYNIDNNSTEPFDRLKEQIDSFYQEVADSYKGFERMEIK